The proteins below are encoded in one region of Sulfolobus islandicus Y.N.15.51:
- the tmk gene encoding dTMP kinase, protein MKGLLIAFEGIDGSGKSSHAVLLKDWIEMRRDVYLTEWNSSDWIHDIIKEAKKKNTLTPTTFSLIHATDFSDRYERFILPMLKSGFVVICDRYIYTAYARDVVRNVDFNWVKKLYSFAIKPNFTFYIRVTPEVALERIKKAKRKIKPQEAGIDILGELPLEEGFLKYQGMVVEIYDKIAKEESNFITIDGNRPLKDVQMDIRKILGEYIDNSL, encoded by the coding sequence ATGAAAGGTTTGTTAATAGCTTTTGAGGGTATAGATGGTTCTGGTAAGTCTAGTCATGCGGTATTACTCAAAGATTGGATTGAAATGAGAAGAGACGTTTACCTAACTGAGTGGAACTCATCTGACTGGATCCACGATATAATAAAAGAAGCTAAAAAGAAGAATACGCTCACACCCACAACCTTTAGCCTTATTCATGCGACTGATTTTTCAGATAGGTATGAAAGGTTCATTTTGCCAATGCTTAAAAGTGGATTTGTTGTTATATGCGATCGCTACATATACACTGCTTACGCTAGAGATGTGGTTAGGAACGTGGACTTTAATTGGGTGAAGAAACTGTATTCCTTTGCGATAAAGCCTAATTTTACCTTTTACATAAGGGTCACACCAGAAGTCGCCTTGGAGAGAATTAAAAAGGCTAAGAGGAAGATAAAGCCACAAGAAGCTGGAATTGATATATTAGGTGAGCTTCCATTGGAAGAGGGCTTTTTAAAATATCAAGGTATGGTTGTAGAGATTTACGATAAAATAGCTAAAGAGGAAAGCAATTTCATAACGATAGATGGAAATAGACCACTAAAAGACGTTCAGATGGACATAAGAAAGATTTTGGGTGAATACATTGATAATAGCCTTTGA
- a CDS encoding Ppx/GppA phosphatase family protein: protein MISAVIDCGYNSFRMVIYQVFRNGTFRMIGSSKSYVRIGEGLKEGDIISEEKVAKAERAFMIFKRILNGVNVNEVKIVATSAFRYASNGNEVRYRLSKIIENEVRVISGEEEGRYAALGILNTLPISEGVFFELGGGSLEIAEVSSGNIIRVHQLPIGALKLVNLPEREIRKKVSDELSTTNIKKANFIVGSGGNVRALAKLDLKLSSFPIKSIHGYSLSSKQISKYASLLPSLDIDSRQSLPGISKERALTIHSASVIIDELVKYFTGSYIVVSLFGMREGVLTEGKSLDKMSWLEEISYSNAIDPPPIEIFKEVISEVDSKYSFYVASSALLSLIFKMVGYFNPFRACYRFIKESVLPGFTLNEALLVGLICEAAGGKVKNKQAKLLKEDITKKEILSFGNIVKNSIDKYVAGVRL, encoded by the coding sequence ATGATCTCAGCAGTTATAGATTGCGGCTACAATTCCTTTAGAATGGTAATTTACCAGGTTTTTCGTAATGGAACGTTCAGGATGATTGGTTCCTCTAAATCATATGTTAGAATAGGAGAAGGATTAAAGGAAGGAGACATTATCTCTGAGGAAAAGGTGGCGAAGGCAGAGAGGGCTTTTATGATTTTTAAAAGGATATTAAACGGTGTAAATGTCAATGAAGTTAAAATAGTTGCAACTAGTGCATTTCGATATGCGTCCAATGGTAACGAAGTTAGATATAGACTAAGTAAAATAATAGAAAATGAAGTCAGAGTGATTTCCGGGGAAGAGGAAGGGAGATATGCTGCCTTGGGTATCCTAAACACGCTCCCAATTTCTGAAGGGGTATTCTTTGAATTAGGTGGAGGATCATTGGAAATAGCTGAAGTTAGTTCGGGAAACATAATTAGAGTACATCAGTTGCCAATTGGAGCGTTGAAGCTAGTTAACCTTCCAGAAAGGGAAATTAGGAAAAAAGTATCCGATGAGCTCTCTACTACGAACATTAAAAAAGCAAATTTCATAGTTGGTTCTGGAGGTAACGTTAGAGCACTAGCTAAACTTGACCTTAAGTTATCCTCTTTTCCAATTAAGTCAATACATGGTTATTCGCTCTCTTCTAAACAAATTAGTAAATACGCCTCCCTTTTACCTTCTCTAGATATTGATAGTAGACAATCCCTTCCGGGAATAAGTAAAGAAAGGGCTTTAACTATACATTCGGCATCAGTTATTATTGACGAACTTGTAAAGTATTTCACTGGAAGTTATATAGTTGTCTCCCTATTCGGTATGAGAGAGGGAGTACTGACTGAAGGTAAGAGTTTAGATAAGATGAGTTGGTTGGAGGAAATATCGTATTCTAATGCTATTGATCCTCCACCTATTGAGATCTTTAAGGAAGTTATAAGTGAGGTCGATAGCAAATATTCTTTCTATGTCGCATCATCAGCTCTATTATCGTTAATCTTCAAGATGGTTGGATACTTCAATCCATTTAGGGCTTGTTATAGATTTATCAAGGAATCGGTTTTACCTGGTTTTACTCTAAATGAAGCGTTACTAGTTGGTTTGATTTGTGAGGCTGCTGGTGGGAAAGTTAAGAACAAACAAGCTAAGTTACTAAAGGAGGATATTACCAAAAAAGAAATATTAAGTTTTGGAAATATAGTGAAGAATAGTATTGATAAGTACGTCGCTGGTGTGAGATTATGA
- a CDS encoding dTMP kinase, whose amino-acid sequence MNTLIIAFEGIEGSGKTSHLEATKKYLEKQGYGVITFGLQKSKLLGERITQVKRNILFERRTLFLAYVTDLADQIENYVNPSIDSGFIALADGYTLTLTSWGLTRGLEKEWIDDVLSILPKPSVSLPLISTPDEIVRRIIKKRGYLDPLETGIDICIKEDTFEAYIDYINRFQEVLMSISSKENMIYTDKEFDEVQKEIVRRIVSITS is encoded by the coding sequence GTGAATACATTGATAATAGCCTTTGAAGGAATTGAAGGATCTGGTAAAACATCTCATCTAGAAGCTACAAAAAAGTATTTGGAGAAACAAGGATACGGAGTAATTACATTTGGATTACAGAAGTCAAAATTATTAGGAGAAAGAATAACGCAAGTTAAGAGAAATATATTATTTGAGAGAAGGACATTATTTTTAGCCTATGTCACAGACTTGGCTGATCAAATTGAGAATTACGTTAACCCATCAATAGATTCTGGATTTATAGCTTTAGCTGACGGTTATACACTCACGTTAACTTCATGGGGTTTAACTAGGGGATTGGAGAAAGAATGGATAGATGATGTCCTCTCAATTCTTCCAAAACCTTCAGTTTCCTTACCGCTAATATCAACTCCTGACGAAATAGTAAGAAGGATAATAAAGAAAAGAGGTTATCTAGATCCATTAGAAACTGGAATAGACATCTGTATAAAGGAGGACACATTTGAGGCATACATAGATTACATTAATAGGTTTCAAGAAGTTTTAATGTCAATCTCCTCCAAGGAAAACATGATATACACCGAC